One window from the genome of Helicobacter pylori encodes:
- the lptE gene encoding LPS assembly lipoprotein LptE produces MRALLFFILLFWFKGCGYKPIAAYAQNALGDSVYVKLIVNLPNPENSVEFKDLMNRLVVQRFQNRLASEKDADSIIIIEITNVTDTSITQNKEGFTTFYRATVSVNYTYDNKRGTQKTFQNSGYYNYAVNLQDPLNTYQNRYYAINQAVEQTLTKFVAQIAYEGKFNNEK; encoded by the coding sequence ATGAGGGCTTTACTTTTTTTTATTTTGTTGTTTTGGTTCAAGGGCTGTGGGTATAAGCCCATCGCCGCTTACGCTCAAAACGCGCTTGGCGATAGCGTATACGTGAAACTCATTGTGAATTTGCCTAACCCTGAAAACTCTGTAGAGTTTAAAGACTTGATGAATCGTTTAGTCGTGCAACGCTTCCAAAACCGCTTAGCGAGTGAAAAGGATGCGGATTCTATCATTATCATAGAAATCACGAATGTAACCGATACGAGCATCACGCAAAATAAAGAAGGCTTTACGACTTTCTATCGCGCGACTGTGTCTGTGAATTACACCTACGATAACAAAAGAGGCACACAAAAGACTTTTCAAAATAGCGGGTATTATAATTACGCTGTGAATTTGCAAGACCCCCTTAACACCTACCAGAACCGCTATTACGCTATCAATCAGGCTGTAGAACAAACTTTGACTAAATTTGTGGCTCAAATCGCTTATGAGGGGAAATTCAATAATGAAAAATAG
- a CDS encoding bifunctional folylpolyglutamate synthase/dihydrofolate synthase has translation MKNSHGLKAFLETKPKEYHKFDPSRFIQIYKDFKNAFFEIQAKVIHVVGTNGKGSTGRFLTLLLADQNFKVLHFTSPHVFEFRERFFLNGSVVEESVLENAHQQLQSHAFSNACSYFEYATLLAVMLAKDCDYLVLEAGLGGEFDSTNALEKTLSVFTPIDYDHKEFLGDSLESIATTKLKAMGPLNIIAPQQELVLNVAQKIAKEKHAQLIVVQNEISKGVRDYIERHHLAHFLAMNLEVALKAFETLMPCNKQEVLKNLKPLNLIGRCELLSPNILIDVGHNPHSAKALKEEIKRVFNAPIVLIYNCYQDKDAFLVLEILKPVIKKVLILELHNERIIQLEKLKGILETLGLEHALFEELKENENYLVYGSFLVANAFYKRYPKKRD, from the coding sequence ATGAAAAATAGCCATGGATTAAAGGCGTTTTTAGAAACAAAGCCTAAGGAATACCATAAGTTTGACCCTAGCCGCTTCATTCAAATTTATAAAGATTTTAAAAACGCTTTTTTTGAGATTCAAGCGAAAGTCATTCATGTGGTAGGGACTAATGGTAAGGGCAGCACGGGGCGGTTTTTAACCCTTTTATTAGCCGATCAAAATTTTAAAGTGTTGCATTTCACCTCCCCTCATGTTTTTGAATTTAGGGAGCGCTTTTTTTTGAATGGCTCTGTTGTTGAAGAAAGCGTTTTAGAAAACGCCCACCAGCAATTGCAATCGCACGCTTTCAGCAACGCTTGCTCGTATTTTGAATACGCTACCTTACTAGCCGTCATGCTCGCTAAAGATTGCGATTATTTGGTTTTAGAAGCGGGGCTTGGGGGGGAGTTTGACAGCACGAACGCTTTAGAAAAAACCCTAAGCGTTTTCACCCCCATTGATTACGATCATAAGGAATTTTTAGGGGATAGTTTAGAAAGCATTGCGACTACTAAATTAAAAGCGATGGGCCCTCTTAATATCATCGCTCCCCAACAAGAACTGGTTTTAAATGTGGCTCAAAAGATCGCCAAAGAAAAACATGCGCAATTGATTGTGGTTCAAAATGAAATTTCAAAAGGAGTGAGAGATTATATTGAACGCCACCATTTAGCCCATTTTTTAGCGATGAATTTAGAAGTGGCTCTAAAAGCGTTTGAAACGCTTATGCCATGCAATAAACAAGAAGTTTTAAAAAACCTAAAACCCCTAAATTTAATCGGCCGTTGCGAGCTTTTAAGCCCTAATATTTTAATAGATGTGGGGCATAACCCCCATAGCGCTAAAGCCTTAAAAGAAGAGATCAAACGCGTTTTTAACGCTCCAATCGTTTTGATTTATAACTGCTATCAAGATAAAGACGCTTTTTTGGTGCTAGAAATTTTAAAGCCTGTCATTAAAAAGGTTTTGATTTTAGAATTGCATAATGAAAGAATTATCCAATTAGAAAAACTTAAAGGGATTTTAGAAACTTTAGGGTTAGAACACGCTTTGTTTGAAGAACTGAAAGAAAATGAAAATTATTTGGTGTATGGCTCATTTCTGGTAGCCAACGCTTTTTATAAGCGCTATCCAAAGAAGAGGGATTGA
- the leuS gene encoding leucine--tRNA ligase, whose translation MDFINIEKKWQEFWWKNKSFEPKDDFNLPKKYILSMLPYPSGEIHMGHVRNYTIGDALARYYRLHHYNVLHPMGFDSFGMPAENAAIKHGIHPKTWTYENIEAMQKEFEALGFSFSKNREFATSDPDYTKFEQQFFIDLWEKGLIYRKKAMLNWCPNDKTVLANEQVIDGRCWRCDTEVIQKELYQYYLKITNYAEELLKDLEILEDHWPSQVLIMQKNWIGKSSGLQFGFKIADECLKACNNIQEIEVFTTRADTIYGVTYIAIAPEHPLVEHAIKQVSQEDSKIIKAILNTTQRERALEKKGAFLGIYAIHPLTKQKIPVWVANFALANYGSGALMGVPACDERDFEFANLYHIPIKVITQSSQSLPHTKEEILKNSGEWSDLSSSVAREKIIAYFEKENLGKRVINYRLQDWGVSRQRYWGAPIPMIHCKNCGIVPETQLPVTLPEDIVIDGEGNPLEKHASWKFAQCPKCHKDALRETDTMDTFIQSSWYFLCYTTPKNQRENQAFDQNYLKYFMPVDTYIGGIEHAILHLLYARFFTKALRDLGYLHLDEPFKQLITQGMVLKDGAKMSKSKGNVVSPKEILKKYGADAARLFILFAAPPAKELEWNDSALEGVHRFIKRLYDKANAINPTTSKPEFKGVGLNEAQKLGRKKVYEALKKSHEIFNKAESAYAFNTLIASCMEALNALSAQTNEQILCEGYFVLLQILEPIIPHTAWELSERLFKRENFKPIAIDESALMEDFMTLGLTINGKRRAELKVNINASKEEIIVLAKKELEKYLEKASVKKEIYVPNKLVNFVVA comes from the coding sequence CCTGCAGAAAATGCGGCCATTAAGCATGGTATCCACCCTAAAACCTGGACTTATGAAAATATTGAAGCCATGCAAAAAGAGTTTGAAGCTTTAGGATTTTCTTTTTCTAAAAACAGGGAATTTGCCACTTCAGATCCGGATTACACGAAATTTGAACAGCAATTTTTCATTGACTTGTGGGAAAAGGGGCTAATTTATCGCAAGAAAGCCATGCTCAATTGGTGCCCTAACGATAAAACCGTTTTAGCTAATGAACAAGTCATTGATGGGAGGTGTTGGCGCTGCGATACAGAAGTTATTCAAAAAGAACTCTATCAATATTATTTGAAGATCACAAATTACGCTGAAGAATTGCTAAAAGACTTAGAGATTTTAGAAGATCATTGGCCTTCTCAAGTCCTAATCATGCAAAAAAACTGGATAGGGAAATCTAGCGGGTTGCAATTTGGTTTTAAAATCGCTGATGAGTGCTTGAAAGCTTGCAACAACATTCAAGAAATTGAAGTTTTTACCACAAGAGCGGACACCATTTATGGCGTAACTTACATCGCCATCGCCCCAGAACACCCTTTAGTAGAGCATGCCATTAAGCAAGTGAGCCAAGAAGATTCAAAGATCATTAAAGCGATTTTAAACACGACTCAAAGAGAAAGAGCCTTAGAGAAAAAAGGGGCGTTTTTAGGCATTTATGCTATCCACCCTTTAACGAAGCAAAAAATCCCGGTTTGGGTGGCTAATTTCGCCCTAGCCAATTATGGCTCTGGGGCGTTAATGGGCGTGCCAGCCTGCGATGAAAGGGATTTTGAATTCGCTAATCTGTATCATATCCCTATTAAAGTGATCACTCAAAGTTCTCAAAGTTTGCCCCACACTAAAGAAGAGATTTTAAAAAATAGCGGGGAGTGGAGCGATCTTTCTAGCTCAGTGGCCAGAGAAAAAATCATCGCTTATTTTGAAAAAGAAAACCTCGGTAAAAGGGTGATCAACTACCGCTTGCAAGATTGGGGAGTGAGCCGTCAAAGGTATTGGGGAGCGCCCATTCCTATGATTCATTGCAAGAATTGTGGGATTGTGCCTGAAACCCAACTGCCGGTAACTTTACCTGAAGACATTGTGATTGATGGGGAGGGCAATCCGTTAGAAAAGCATGCGAGTTGGAAATTCGCTCAATGCCCTAAATGCCACAAAGACGCTTTAAGAGAGACAGACACCATGGACACTTTCATCCAGTCCAGTTGGTATTTCTTGTGCTACACCACGCCCAAAAATCAGCGTGAAAATCAAGCGTTTGATCAAAATTACTTGAAGTATTTCATGCCAGTGGACACTTATATTGGCGGCATTGAACATGCGATTTTGCACTTGTTATACGCGCGCTTTTTCACTAAGGCTTTAAGGGATTTGGGCTATCTTCATTTAGATGAGCCTTTCAAACAGCTTATCACTCAAGGCATGGTCTTAAAAGATGGCGCTAAGATGAGCAAATCTAAAGGCAATGTCGTTAGCCCTAAAGAGATACTCAAAAAATACGGGGCTGATGCTGCAAGGCTCTTTATCCTTTTTGCTGCCCCACCGGCTAAAGAATTGGAATGGAATGACAGCGCTTTAGAGGGCGTGCACCGGTTTATCAAGCGCTTATACGATAAAGCGAACGCCATTAACCCTACCACTTCTAAGCCTGAATTTAAAGGAGTGGGCCTGAATGAAGCGCAAAAACTAGGGCGTAAAAAAGTCTATGAAGCGTTAAAAAAATCGCATGAAATTTTCAATAAGGCTGAAAGCGCTTACGCGTTTAACACTTTGATCGCAAGCTGCATGGAGGCTTTAAACGCTTTGAGTGCACAAACTAATGAGCAAATTTTATGCGAGGGTTATTTTGTGTTGTTGCAAATTTTAGAGCCTATTATCCCGCACACCGCATGGGAATTGAGCGAGAGGCTTTTTAAAAGGGAGAATTTTAAGCCTATAGCGATCGATGAAAGCGCTTTGATGGAAGACTTTATGACTTTAGGGCTTACCATTAATGGCAAAAGGCGTGCGGAATTGAAAGTCAATATTAACGCCAGCAAAGAAGAGATTATTGTTTTGGCCAAAAAAGAATTAGAGAAATATTTAGAAAAGGCGAGCGTTAAAAAAGAAATTTATGTGCCTAATAAGCTTGTTAATTTTGTTGTCGCATGA